A region of Clostridium acetobutylicum ATCC 824 DNA encodes the following proteins:
- a CDS encoding tetratricopeptide repeat protein — protein MENENVLRAQELNNRGLIFIERNAGDEALKYFNKAIKEDENFKEAYLNKAALCLAMNKVDDAVSCYDKLIIKYPNEGKAYFGKGNVMFFYKDNIKKAIELYNRSIYLGEMSEGVYYNLALCMESIGELDDAIKWLNRALIINDQNIITLNKKAAVLIKIKKFYEALECYNRVLKIEVDNEEVYHFKAMLLGEMGKIEKAFETISRGEALLGEQMTLCYDKAVLFEKQKEFEKALECTEKALLFDEGNVLLILKKGDLLTYLKKIDEAKSTYDKILEFHENNMEGVFAKANLCMLLGEHEDAEEFFKEIIERLSGEESVLINSYYYRALNLKKWAKTRKQKRLIRKQ, from the coding sequence ATGGAAAATGAAAATGTTTTAAGAGCACAGGAATTAAATAATAGAGGATTAATATTTATTGAAAGAAATGCTGGGGATGAAGCTTTAAAGTATTTTAATAAGGCTATAAAAGAGGATGAAAATTTTAAAGAAGCCTATTTAAATAAGGCAGCGCTTTGCTTGGCTATGAACAAAGTCGATGATGCTGTGAGTTGTTATGATAAGCTTATAATAAAGTATCCCAATGAAGGAAAAGCTTATTTTGGAAAAGGAAATGTAATGTTTTTTTATAAAGATAATATAAAGAAAGCTATAGAACTTTACAATAGATCTATTTATTTGGGAGAAATGAGTGAGGGAGTATATTATAATTTAGCACTTTGTATGGAGTCAATTGGAGAATTAGATGATGCCATAAAGTGGTTAAATAGGGCATTAATAATAAATGATCAAAATATAATAACTCTAAATAAGAAGGCTGCAGTGTTAATTAAAATTAAAAAATTCTACGAAGCCTTAGAGTGCTATAATAGAGTGCTTAAAATTGAAGTAGATAATGAAGAAGTATATCATTTTAAGGCGATGCTTTTGGGTGAGATGGGCAAAATAGAAAAAGCCTTTGAGACTATAAGTAGGGGAGAAGCTCTATTAGGTGAACAAATGACATTATGCTATGACAAGGCTGTATTGTTTGAAAAACAGAAAGAGTTTGAAAAAGCTTTGGAATGCACAGAAAAAGCATTATTATTTGATGAAGGTAATGTTCTATTAATACTAAAAAAAGGAGATTTGCTTACCTATCTAAAAAAGATTGATGAAGCGAAATCAACATATGATAAAATTTTAGAATTTCATGAGAATAATATGGAAGGTGTTTTTGCAAAGGCAAACCTGTGCATGTTATTAGGAGAACATGAAGATGCAGAAGAATTTTTCAAAGAAATAATAGAAAGATTAAGTGGAGAGGAATCTGTTTTAATTAATTCGTACTATTATAGAGCTTTGAATTTGAAAAAATGGGCAAAAACGAGGAAGCAAAAGAGGCTTATAAGGAAGCAATAA
- a CDS encoding tetratricopeptide repeat protein — MGKNEEAKEAYKEAIKKYNFLIIKYPYDVKLNFFKANCLRDIEDYEKAEELYEYIIDLDNDALEVYLMRARNRISLNKYEAAKEDLNTVIKLNPAYRKVIELDEQLKEFLSGKSESCYR; from the coding sequence ATGGGCAAAAACGAGGAAGCAAAAGAGGCTTATAAGGAAGCAATAAAAAAGTATAACTTCTTAATCATCAAATATCCATATGATGTTAAGTTGAATTTTTTTAAAGCAAATTGTTTGAGGGATATAGAAGATTATGAAAAAGCAGAAGAATTGTATGAGTATATAATTGACTTAGATAATGATGCTTTGGAAGTATATTTGATGAGAGCGAGAAATAGAATAAGTCTAAATAAATATGAAGCTGCTAAAGAAGATTTGAACACAGTTATAAAATTAAATCCAGCATATAGGAAAGTTATAGAATTAGATGAACAATTAAAGGAATTCTTAAGTGGTAAAAGTGAAAGTTGTTATAGATAA